A genomic window from Cytobacillus suaedae includes:
- a CDS encoding 4-hydroxy-3-methylbut-2-enyl diphosphate reductase has product MDIIKIAPRGYCYGVVDAMVIAKNAALDKSLPRPIYILGMIVHNKHVTDAFIDEGIITLDGANRLEILDQVKEGTVIFTAHGVSPEVKKLARDKGLVTIDATCPDVTRTHDLIKEKVAEGFQIIYIGKKGHPEPEGAVGVAPTHVHLVETVEDVNQLSLDSDKIVVTNQTTMSQWDVADVMEKVKEKYPQTEVHREICMATQVRQEAVAEQAGEADVTIVVGDPKSNNSNRLAQVSEEIAGTKAYRIADLSELKLEWLQGAKTVAVTAGASTPTPITKEVITFLEQYDPSEEKDWALERKVPLHKILPKVKS; this is encoded by the coding sequence ATGGATATCATTAAAATCGCACCACGAGGTTATTGTTATGGTGTAGTAGATGCAATGGTTATTGCAAAAAATGCTGCTTTAGATAAAAGTTTGCCTAGACCCATATATATATTAGGAATGATTGTTCACAATAAGCATGTTACTGATGCATTTATAGATGAAGGTATTATCACATTAGATGGCGCAAACCGATTAGAGATTCTTGACCAAGTAAAGGAAGGTACAGTTATCTTTACTGCTCACGGGGTATCTCCAGAAGTAAAGAAACTGGCAAGAGATAAAGGTTTGGTTACAATTGATGCAACGTGTCCAGATGTTACTCGTACACATGACTTAATTAAAGAAAAAGTTGCTGAGGGCTTCCAAATTATTTATATAGGTAAGAAAGGCCATCCTGAGCCAGAGGGTGCTGTCGGAGTTGCTCCAACCCATGTACATCTTGTTGAAACTGTAGAAGATGTTAATCAATTATCGTTAGATAGTGACAAAATTGTTGTTACAAACCAAACGACAATGAGCCAATGGGATGTTGCAGATGTGATGGAAAAGGTAAAAGAGAAATATCCACAAACTGAAGTGCACCGTGAAATTTGTATGGCTACACAGGTTCGACAAGAAGCAGTTGCAGAGCAAGCTGGAGAAGCAGATGTAACGATTGTAGTTGGAGATCCTAAGAGTAATAATTCAAACCGACTTGCTCAAGTTTCTGAAGAAATTGCAGGGACTAAAGCTTATCGTATTGCAGATTTAAGTGAGTTAAAACTTGAATGGTTACAAGGGGCAAAAACAGTTGCTGTTACTGCTGGCGCTTCTACACCTACACCAATAACAAAAGAGGTTATTACGTTTTTAGAGCAATATGACCCAAGTGAAGAAAAGGATTGGGCGCTTGAGAGAAAAGTTCCACTTCATAAGATTTTGCCTAAAGTAAAGTCATAA